Proteins encoded in a region of the Pseudomonas viciae genome:
- the recG gene encoding ATP-dependent DNA helicase RecG yields the protein MTELSNVPVTALKGVGEAMAEKLAKVGLENLQDVLFHLPLRYQDRTRVVPIGHLRPGQDAVIEGTVSGADVVMGRRRSLVVRLQDGTGGLSLRFYHFSNAQKEGLKRGTRVRCYGEARPGASGLEIYHPEYRSITGDEPPPVDETLTPVYPLTEGLTQQRLRQLCQQTLTLLGPSSLPDWLPTELARDYQLAPLADAIRYLHHPPADADVDELALGHHWAQHRLAFEELLTHQLSQQRLRESLRSLRAPAMPKAKDLPTRYLANLGFAPTGAQQRVGNEIAYDLSQPEPMLRLIQGDVGAGKTVVAALAALQALEAGYQVALMAPTEILAEQHFITFQRWLEPLGIEVAWLAGKLKGKNRAAALAQIAEGAPMVVGTHALFQDEVQFKNLALVIIDEQHRFGVQQRLALRQKGVGGRMCPHQLIMTATPIPRTLAMSAYADLDTSILDELPPGRTPVNTVLVTDTRRVEVIERVRSACAEGRQAYWVCTLIEESEELTCQAAETTYEDLTAALGELKVGLIHGRMKPAEKAAVMAEFKAGALQLLVATTVIEVGVDVPNASLMIIENPERLGLAQLHQLRGRVGRGSAASHCVLLYHPPLSQIGRQRLGIMRETNDGFVIAEKDLELRGPGEMLGTRQTGLLQFKVADLMRDADLLPAVRDAAQALLERWPDHVSPLLDRWLRHGQQYGQV from the coding sequence ATGACTGAGCTGTCGAACGTGCCGGTCACGGCACTCAAGGGTGTCGGTGAAGCCATGGCCGAGAAACTGGCCAAGGTCGGCCTGGAAAACCTCCAGGACGTGCTGTTCCACCTGCCGCTGCGCTATCAGGATCGCACCCGCGTGGTGCCCATCGGTCACTTGCGACCGGGGCAGGACGCGGTGATCGAAGGCACCGTCAGCGGCGCCGACGTGGTCATGGGCCGGCGCCGTAGCCTGGTGGTGCGCCTGCAGGACGGCACCGGCGGGCTCAGCCTGCGCTTCTATCACTTCAGCAATGCACAAAAGGAAGGCCTCAAGCGTGGCACCCGCGTGCGCTGCTACGGCGAGGCTCGGCCTGGTGCCTCGGGACTGGAGATCTATCATCCGGAATACCGCAGCATCACTGGCGACGAACCGCCGCCGGTGGATGAGACCCTGACCCCGGTCTATCCGCTCACCGAAGGCCTGACTCAACAGCGCCTGCGCCAGCTCTGCCAGCAAACCCTGACGTTGCTGGGCCCCAGCAGCCTGCCCGACTGGCTGCCCACGGAACTGGCCCGGGATTACCAATTGGCGCCGTTGGCCGATGCGATCCGCTACCTGCACCACCCGCCCGCCGATGCCGATGTCGACGAGCTCGCCCTCGGCCATCACTGGGCCCAGCATCGCTTGGCCTTTGAAGAGTTGCTGACCCATCAACTGTCGCAGCAACGCCTGCGGGAAAGCCTGCGCTCCCTGCGCGCCCCGGCCATGCCCAAGGCCAAGGATCTGCCCACCCGTTACCTGGCCAACCTTGGCTTCGCGCCCACCGGCGCCCAGCAGCGGGTCGGCAACGAAATCGCCTATGACCTGAGCCAGCCCGAGCCGATGCTACGGCTGATCCAGGGCGACGTCGGCGCCGGCAAGACCGTGGTCGCCGCCCTCGCCGCGCTCCAGGCCCTGGAAGCGGGTTATCAGGTGGCGTTGATGGCGCCCACCGAGATCCTTGCCGAACAACATTTCATCACCTTCCAGCGCTGGCTCGAACCGCTGGGCATCGAAGTCGCCTGGCTGGCCGGCAAGCTCAAGGGCAAGAATCGCGCAGCCGCCCTGGCGCAGATCGCCGAAGGCGCACCGATGGTGGTGGGCACCCATGCCTTGTTCCAGGACGAAGTGCAGTTCAAGAACCTGGCGTTGGTGATCATCGACGAGCAGCACCGTTTCGGCGTGCAGCAACGCCTGGCCCTGCGGCAGAAAGGCGTGGGCGGGCGGATGTGTCCGCACCAGTTGATCATGACCGCCACGCCGATCCCACGGACCCTGGCCATGAGCGCCTACGCCGACCTCGACACCTCGATCCTCGACGAACTGCCCCCGGGCCGCACACCGGTCAATACCGTGCTGGTCACCGACACCCGGCGGGTCGAAGTGATCGAGCGCGTGCGCAGCGCCTGTGCCGAAGGGCGCCAGGCCTATTGGGTCTGCACCCTGATCGAAGAATCGGAAGAACTGACCTGCCAGGCCGCTGAAACCACCTATGAAGACCTCACCGCCGCCCTCGGTGAGTTGAAGGTCGGGCTGATCCACGGGCGCATGAAACCCGCCGAGAAAGCCGCCGTCATGGCCGAATTCAAGGCCGGCGCCCTGCAACTGCTGGTCGCCACCACGGTGATCGAGGTCGGTGTGGACGTGCCCAACGCCAGCCTGATGATCATCGAGAACCCCGAACGCCTGGGCCTGGCGCAGTTGCACCAGTTGCGCGGCCGCGTCGGTCGGGGCAGCGCCGCCAGCCATTGCGTCTTGCTGTATCACCCCCCCCTGTCCCAAATCGGTCGGCAGCGGCTGGGCATCATGCGCGAAACCAACGACGGCTTTGTCATCGCCGAAAAAGACCTCGAATTGCGCGGCCCTGGTGAAATGCTCGGCACGCGCCAGACCGGTCTGCTTCAATTCAAGGTAGCCGACCTGATGCGCGACGCCGATCTGCTCCCTGCAGTACGCGACGCCGCCCAGGCGCTACTGGAACGCTGGCCCGATCACGTCAGCCCGCTGTTGGATCGCTGGCTGCGTCATGGGCAGCAATATGGCCAAGTGTGA